One Streptosporangium sp. NBC_01495 DNA window includes the following coding sequences:
- a CDS encoding TIGR03885 family FMN-dependent LLM class oxidoreductase has product MATYGFHSSHEQIHPAELLKAVTRAEQAGFGAAMSSDHFSPWSERQGQSGFAWSWLGAALQATNLPFGVVNAPGQRYHPAIIAQAIGTLGAMFPGRFWAALGTGEASNEHITGDHWPRKELRKQRLRECVDIIRAMLAGEEVSHDGLVTVDRARLWTRPDVPPKLVGAAVSVETARWCAEWADGLITVGGPVDRLREVIGAYRDAGGKGKVALQVHLSWAESDDEAMAIAHDQWRSNTFSPPVSWDLETAELFDVVSADVSPEKVAEVVNVSSDLGWHAARINEYADLGFEEIYLHHVGQEQDAYIDAFGAKVLPQLG; this is encoded by the coding sequence ATGGCGACTTATGGCTTCCATTCCTCACACGAGCAGATCCATCCGGCAGAGCTACTGAAAGCGGTCACACGGGCCGAGCAGGCGGGGTTCGGGGCGGCGATGTCGTCGGACCACTTCTCCCCGTGGAGCGAACGGCAGGGGCAGTCGGGGTTCGCCTGGTCCTGGCTGGGCGCGGCGCTCCAGGCCACGAACCTGCCGTTCGGCGTGGTCAACGCCCCCGGCCAGCGCTACCACCCCGCGATCATCGCCCAGGCGATCGGCACCCTCGGGGCGATGTTCCCCGGGCGCTTCTGGGCCGCCCTCGGCACGGGTGAGGCGAGCAACGAGCACATCACCGGCGACCACTGGCCGCGCAAGGAGCTTCGCAAGCAGCGGCTGCGGGAGTGCGTCGACATCATCCGGGCGATGCTGGCGGGGGAGGAGGTCAGCCACGACGGCCTGGTGACCGTCGACCGCGCCCGGCTGTGGACCCGCCCGGACGTCCCCCCGAAGCTGGTCGGCGCGGCGGTGAGCGTCGAGACGGCCCGCTGGTGCGCGGAGTGGGCCGACGGGCTGATCACCGTGGGAGGGCCGGTCGACCGGCTGCGCGAGGTCATCGGCGCCTACCGGGACGCCGGAGGTAAGGGCAAGGTGGCGCTCCAGGTCCACCTCAGCTGGGCCGAGAGTGACGACGAGGCCATGGCCATCGCCCACGACCAGTGGCGGAGCAATACCTTCTCCCCGCCGGTCAGCTGGGATCTTGAGACCGCCGAGCTCTTCGACGTGGTCTCCGCGGACGTCTCGCCGGAGAAGGTCGCCGAGGTCGTCAACGTCTCCTCCGACCTGGGCTGGCACGCCGCCAGGATCAACGAGTACGCGGACCTGGGGTTCGAGGAGATCTACCTGCACCACGTGGGCCAGGAGCAGGACGCCTACATCGACGCCTTCGGTGCGAAGGTCCTTCCCCAGCTGGGCTGA
- a CDS encoding amidohydrolase family protein, whose product MIPPPVDSPARAASLERAAGTAKSEALGRAIGVGEPEARERAAGVGEPEARERATGAGEAGSLGRAIGAIPLVDHHVHGALDGDPSRRRFEELITESDRPVPAWMTQFDSQLGFAVLRHCAPVLGLDPHPDPETYLARRAELGAGEVNRRLLAAAGVGHFLLETGYGGEEILGPAPMAALTGRPVEEVVRLESVAEGVVAEGTDAAGFAARFEAALWERTRTARGLKSIVAYRYGLDVDPAPPTPAEVAAAAGRWLRESTRTGTVRVDDPVLLRHLIWTGIGRGLPLQFHIGYGDPDIDLRRSDPLLLRGLVELAEPSGVPLLLLHCYPYHRNAGYLAQVYPHVYFDVGLGVNHTGARSVAVVAESLELAPFAKILFSSDAWGPAELHHLGALLWRRAMTRVLGGFVADGEWSEPQAVRVATMIGARNARRVYGLGETG is encoded by the coding sequence ATGATCCCGCCACCCGTGGACTCTCCGGCGAGGGCCGCGTCCCTGGAGCGCGCGGCCGGGACGGCGAAGTCCGAGGCTCTGGGGCGTGCGATCGGGGTGGGAGAGCCCGAGGCTCGGGAGCGCGCGGCCGGGGTGGGGGAGCCCGAGGCTCGGGAGCGTGCGACCGGGGCAGGGGAGGCCGGGTCCCTGGGGCGTGCGATCGGGGCGATACCGCTGGTGGACCACCACGTCCACGGCGCCCTGGACGGCGACCCGTCGCGGAGGCGGTTCGAGGAGCTGATCACCGAATCCGACCGGCCGGTGCCCGCCTGGATGACCCAGTTCGACTCGCAGCTCGGCTTCGCCGTCCTGCGGCACTGCGCGCCCGTCCTCGGTCTCGACCCGCACCCGGACCCGGAGACCTACCTCGCCCGCCGCGCCGAACTCGGGGCCGGGGAGGTGAACCGGCGCCTGCTGGCCGCCGCCGGAGTCGGCCACTTCCTCCTGGAGACCGGCTACGGGGGCGAGGAGATCCTCGGCCCGGCACCGATGGCGGCCCTCACGGGGCGGCCCGTCGAGGAGGTCGTCCGGCTGGAGTCGGTCGCCGAGGGGGTCGTCGCCGAGGGAACGGACGCCGCCGGGTTCGCCGCTCGCTTCGAGGCGGCCCTGTGGGAGCGCACCCGTACGGCGCGCGGCCTGAAGAGCATCGTCGCCTACCGGTACGGGCTCGACGTCGACCCCGCCCCGCCCACCCCGGCCGAGGTGGCGGCGGCGGCCGGACGCTGGCTGCGGGAGTCGACGCGGACCGGGACGGTCCGCGTCGACGACCCGGTGCTGCTGCGCCACCTCATCTGGACGGGCATCGGGCGCGGGCTGCCGCTCCAGTTCCACATCGGGTACGGCGACCCCGACATCGATCTGCGCCGCTCCGACCCCCTGCTGCTGCGCGGCCTCGTCGAGCTCGCCGAGCCCAGCGGCGTCCCCCTGCTCCTGCTGCACTGCTACCCGTACCACCGCAACGCCGGTTATCTCGCCCAGGTCTATCCGCACGTCTACTTCGACGTCGGGCTGGGCGTGAACCACACCGGGGCGCGCAGCGTGGCCGTCGTGGCCGAGAGCCTGGAGCTCGCGCCGTTCGCCAAGATCCTCTTCTCCTCGGACGCCTGGGGGCCCGCGGAGCTCCACCACCTGGGCGCCCTGCTCTGGCGCCGCGCGATGACCCGCGTCCTCGGGGGATTCGTCGCGGACGGCGAGTGGAGCGAGCCGCAGGCGGTCCGGGTCGCCACCATGATCGGCGCGCGGAACGCCCGTCGCGTCTACGGCCTTGGAGAGACCGGGTGA
- a CDS encoding oxidoreductase, translated as MDLHLSGKIAVVTGASKGIGLAVTRALAAEGASVVAGAREVIGELAQLAVDFPVRPVRVDLSTPDGPARLVEEAVSAFGGLDILVNNVGAVRPRLDGFLSITDDEWIETLTINFLSAVRTTRAALPHLLDRGAGAVVTVSSVNASLPDPLVLDYSAAKGALANFSKGLSKEVGPSGVRVNTVSPGPVATALWLGDDGIAATVAGVVGGDPEAVAKKAVGTTPTGRFTTPEEVADLVLLLASDRTANVTGADFTVDGGLITTL; from the coding sequence ATGGATCTGCATCTGTCCGGCAAGATCGCTGTAGTCACCGGCGCGAGTAAGGGCATCGGCCTGGCCGTGACCCGTGCGCTCGCCGCGGAGGGCGCGAGCGTGGTCGCCGGAGCCCGCGAGGTCATCGGCGAGCTGGCCCAGCTGGCCGTCGACTTTCCCGTACGGCCCGTGCGGGTCGACCTGAGCACCCCGGACGGCCCGGCGCGGCTGGTGGAGGAGGCGGTCTCCGCGTTCGGCGGCCTGGACATCCTCGTCAACAACGTCGGTGCCGTACGTCCGAGGCTCGACGGGTTCCTGTCGATCACCGATGACGAGTGGATCGAGACGCTGACGATCAACTTCCTCTCCGCGGTCCGCACCACCCGCGCGGCCCTGCCTCATCTGCTCGACCGCGGCGCCGGTGCCGTCGTCACCGTCAGCTCGGTCAACGCGTCGCTGCCCGACCCGCTGGTCCTCGACTACAGCGCGGCCAAGGGGGCGCTGGCCAACTTCTCCAAGGGGCTGTCCAAGGAGGTCGGTCCCAGCGGAGTACGCGTCAACACGGTCAGTCCCGGGCCTGTCGCCACCGCCCTTTGGCTCGGTGACGACGGTATCGCCGCGACCGTCGCGGGCGTCGTGGGCGGTGATCCGGAGGCCGTCGCCAAGAAGGCCGTCGGCACCACGCCGACCGGGCGGTTCACCACCCCGGAGGAGGTCGCCGACCTCGTCCTGCTCCTGGCCAGCGACCGTACGGCGAACGTCACCGGCGCCGACTTCACCGTCGACGGCGGTTTGATCACCACGCTGTGA
- a CDS encoding glycosyl hydrolase: MVVAMVAGLLGLGAARSAEAAVVGAGSYADTLPAGRSLPAGCGSISTNPRQWVTANAPAGAVPTNDWWSSLLYKRTDCAYSEPLHAHPISYDTFGNGLGFSYNTTPAISGTATGVGEFHYPYVENIRVGVAGLSSPDVKVDGWSDWTVTPYWSGAGRTMKATIGHGLPFAYFQVTGGDAQITAAGTPTVWSNSGATIGFTAGGRDYVAYAPTGATWSVSGTTISSALAGRGFFSVAALPAGGDRAALATTYGQYAHAHVTGTRVSYAYNQAASSLTTTYAFTTTARQGAQTGTVIALYPHQWNYLTGSTPLAQTYVSARGQMKIVTGTQFQTTMKYTGVLPEIPAVGDSSGADLTTITNQLNAELGNPMDIRGDDTYWTGKGLGRATRIAEIADQLNLTSVRTAALNAIRTRLNDWFTATPGKTSRVFYYNPSWGTLLGYPASYGSDLELNDHHFHYGYYIAAAATLAKFDPNWARTSQYGGMVDLLIRDANNYDRSDTRFPYLRDFDIYAGHDWAAGHGSFGSGNNQESSSEGMNFANALIQWGQATGNTAVRDAGIFIYTTQNAAIQEYWFDVRDQNFPAAFGHSTVGMVWGSGGAYATWFSGEPEMIQGINMLPITGGHFYLGDNPAYVNTNYAELVRNNGGPPTVWRDILWEFQALGNGDAALANLRAAGAYTPEEGESRAHTFHWIRNLAALGTVDVSITANHPLAKVFNKNGARTYVASNITGSPLTVTFSNGTVLNVPAGKTATSGAFTWSGGNAGGGTTNPDPTPTPTPTPTPTPTPTPDPGGFAATRYLQSGGGLPGTAGAAGSLAVTAANGNHDGVPTNARVFTATGLTATHNGGATAFDLFVDAGTSVANGTQVRVSYDLTGNGSWDRVETYGYFATDPATGWEHYTQGTGPQSSSGTLGNLSNGQVRVEVWNAIGNGAVNLGIGNQSVLRLPFG, encoded by the coding sequence GTGGTCGTCGCGATGGTGGCCGGGCTGCTCGGCCTCGGCGCCGCCCGCTCCGCCGAGGCCGCCGTGGTCGGCGCCGGCAGCTACGCCGACACCCTCCCGGCCGGCCGCTCGCTGCCGGCCGGCTGTGGCTCCATCTCCACCAACCCCCGCCAGTGGGTGACGGCCAACGCCCCCGCCGGGGCCGTGCCCACCAACGACTGGTGGTCGTCGCTCCTCTACAAGAGGACCGACTGCGCGTACAGCGAGCCGCTCCACGCCCACCCGATCTCGTACGACACCTTCGGCAACGGTCTCGGCTTCTCCTACAACACCACCCCCGCCATCAGCGGCACCGCGACCGGCGTCGGCGAGTTCCACTACCCGTACGTCGAGAACATCCGCGTCGGCGTCGCGGGCCTGAGCTCGCCGGACGTCAAGGTCGACGGCTGGAGCGACTGGACCGTCACCCCGTACTGGAGTGGCGCGGGCCGGACCATGAAGGCCACCATCGGCCACGGCCTGCCGTTCGCGTACTTCCAGGTCACCGGAGGCGACGCGCAGATCACCGCCGCGGGCACCCCCACGGTGTGGTCCAACAGCGGCGCCACCATCGGCTTCACCGCCGGCGGCCGTGACTACGTCGCCTACGCGCCGACCGGCGCGACCTGGTCGGTGAGCGGCACGACGATCAGCTCCGCCCTGGCGGGCAGGGGCTTCTTCTCGGTGGCGGCGCTCCCCGCGGGCGGCGACCGCGCGGCCCTGGCCACCACCTACGGCCAGTACGCGCACGCGCACGTCACCGGCACCCGGGTCTCGTACGCCTACAACCAGGCCGCGAGCTCGCTCACCACGACGTACGCCTTCACCACCACGGCCAGGCAGGGCGCCCAGACCGGCACGGTCATCGCGCTCTACCCGCACCAGTGGAACTACCTGACCGGTTCGACGCCGCTGGCGCAGACGTACGTGTCGGCGCGCGGCCAGATGAAGATCGTCACCGGTACGCAGTTCCAGACGACGATGAAATACACCGGCGTGCTGCCCGAGATCCCCGCGGTGGGTGACAGCTCCGGCGCGGACCTCACCACGATCACCAACCAGCTCAACGCCGAGCTCGGCAACCCGATGGACATCCGGGGCGACGACACCTACTGGACCGGCAAGGGCCTGGGCCGGGCCACCCGCATCGCGGAGATCGCCGACCAGCTCAACCTGACGTCGGTGCGCACCGCCGCGCTGAACGCCATCCGCACCCGCCTCAACGACTGGTTCACCGCCACGCCGGGCAAGACCAGCCGGGTCTTCTACTACAACCCGAGCTGGGGAACCCTGCTCGGCTACCCGGCCTCCTACGGCTCCGACCTGGAGCTCAACGACCACCACTTCCACTACGGCTACTACATCGCCGCCGCCGCGACGCTGGCCAAGTTCGACCCCAACTGGGCGAGGACGAGCCAGTACGGCGGCATGGTGGACCTGCTGATCCGCGACGCCAACAACTACGACCGGAGCGACACCCGCTTCCCGTACCTGCGTGACTTCGACATCTACGCGGGCCACGACTGGGCGGCCGGGCACGGCTCGTTCGGCTCGGGCAACAACCAGGAGTCGTCGTCGGAGGGCATGAACTTCGCCAACGCCCTCATCCAGTGGGGCCAGGCCACCGGCAACACCGCCGTCCGTGACGCGGGCATCTTCATCTACACGACCCAGAACGCGGCGATCCAGGAGTACTGGTTCGACGTGCGCGACCAGAACTTCCCCGCGGCCTTCGGCCACAGCACGGTCGGCATGGTCTGGGGCAGCGGCGGCGCGTACGCCACCTGGTTCAGCGGCGAGCCGGAGATGATCCAGGGCATCAACATGCTCCCGATCACCGGCGGGCACTTCTACCTGGGCGACAACCCCGCCTACGTGAACACCAACTACGCCGAGCTGGTACGCAACAACGGCGGGCCACCCACGGTGTGGCGGGACATCCTGTGGGAGTTCCAGGCGCTGGGCAACGGTGACGCGGCCCTGGCGAACCTGCGCGCCGCCGGCGCCTACACCCCCGAGGAGGGGGAGAGCAGGGCGCACACCTTCCACTGGATCCGCAACCTGGCCGCCCTCGGCACGGTGGACGTCTCCATCACCGCCAACCACCCGCTGGCCAAGGTGTTCAACAAGAACGGAGCGCGCACCTACGTCGCGTCCAACATCACCGGCAGCCCGCTCACGGTGACCTTCTCCAACGGGACCGTGCTCAACGTCCCGGCGGGCAAGACGGCCACCTCCGGCGCCTTCACCTGGAGCGGTGGCAACGCGGGCGGCGGCACCACGAACCCCGACCCGACGCCCACCCCGACCCCCACGCCCACTCCGACCCCGACTCCCACGCCGGATCCGGGTGGCTTCGCCGCGACGCGCTACCTGCAGAGCGGCGGAGGCCTGCCGGGCACGGCCGGCGCGGCGGGCAGCCTCGCGGTGACCGCCGCGAACGGCAACCACGACGGCGTCCCGACCAACGCCCGGGTCTTCACGGCGACCGGCCTCACCGCCACCCACAACGGAGGCGCCACCGCGTTCGACCTCTTCGTGGACGCGGGCACCTCGGTCGCCAACGGCACCCAGGTCCGGGTCTCCTACGACCTGACCGGCAACGGGAGCTGGGACAGGGTGGAGACCTACGGGTACTTCGCCACCGACCCGGCGACGGGCTGGGAGCACTACACGCAGGGAACCGGCCCGCAGTCCTCCTCCGGCACGCTCGGCAACCTGTCGAACGGCCAGGTGAGGGTCGAGGTCTGGAACGCCATCGGCAACGGTGCCGTCAACCTCGGCATCGGTAACCAGTCCGTCCTACGGCTGCCGTTCGGCTGA
- a CDS encoding ATP-binding protein — translation MSLQHNSSAASLDVAHEYVGECLLSAAPTSVRDARSLVRRELSLWGADDLIDDCVLIVSELVTNAVRYGGAACALRIRGGGNLVRGELFDPGAGTPRLCARDMDATGGRGLQIVDSLADDWGVAHPPSGGKIVWFVLGLPAPTRPRPAVAPVLQLK, via the coding sequence GTGTCTCTCCAGCACAACTCATCCGCGGCGTCCCTCGACGTCGCCCACGAGTACGTAGGCGAGTGCCTGCTGTCCGCCGCCCCCACGAGTGTGCGCGACGCCCGCTCGCTGGTCCGCCGGGAGCTCTCCCTGTGGGGTGCGGACGATCTCATAGACGACTGCGTGCTGATCGTCAGCGAGCTGGTCACCAACGCCGTCAGGTACGGCGGTGCCGCGTGCGCGCTGCGGATCCGGGGCGGCGGGAACCTCGTCCGGGGCGAGCTCTTCGACCCCGGGGCGGGAACTCCTCGCCTGTGTGCCCGCGACATGGACGCCACCGGCGGCCGGGGCCTCCAGATCGTCGACTCCCTCGCCGATGACTGGGGTGTCGCCCATCCTCCCTCCGGAGGAAAGATCGTCTGGTTCGTCCTCGGACTCCCCGCCCCCACTCGCCCCCGTCCCGCCGTCGCCCCGGTCCTGCAACTCAAGTAG
- a CDS encoding helix-turn-helix domain-containing protein: MLRLDGVPVQERFDFWWEAVAQSVVSVDVSSDRAADFWAEMRMFDLGVAQLSRVRCVSFDARRSPSRIRHSDPGHYQLSLTLNGRSGIHQEGREAGLAPTDITLYDTSRPFHAWTVADDPGPGAVRGSRPSVADGLILQFPHDVLPLRVSAVERLLAVRLSGKDGLGALLSGFLHQLIAQPGQGSPAEALRLSAIALDLVTALLAHELDTDASDSLSNPHGVLLMRIQAFIERELGEADLSPASVAAAHHISLRHLHKLFESEGVTIGSWIRLRRLERCRRDLADPLMSDLPVRTVASRWGFTSDSHFNRAFRTAYDTSPAAYRRHLQELRDTVGGPDERSTAVDSHPADLEKTTGS, translated from the coding sequence GTGTTACGGCTTGACGGCGTCCCCGTCCAGGAGCGGTTCGACTTCTGGTGGGAGGCCGTCGCGCAGTCGGTGGTCTCGGTGGACGTTTCCAGTGACCGGGCCGCGGACTTCTGGGCTGAGATGCGCATGTTCGACCTCGGCGTGGCGCAGTTGTCCCGGGTGCGGTGTGTCTCGTTCGACGCGCGCCGCAGTCCGAGCCGGATCCGTCACTCCGACCCCGGCCACTACCAGCTCTCCCTGACCCTCAACGGCCGGTCGGGCATCCATCAGGAGGGCCGGGAGGCCGGCCTGGCGCCGACCGACATCACGCTGTACGACACCTCACGCCCGTTTCACGCCTGGACCGTGGCGGACGATCCGGGGCCCGGCGCGGTGCGCGGATCCCGCCCGAGCGTGGCCGACGGGCTGATCCTGCAGTTCCCCCACGACGTCCTGCCGCTCCGGGTCTCGGCGGTCGAGCGGCTGCTGGCGGTACGGCTGTCGGGCAAGGACGGCCTCGGCGCGCTACTCAGCGGGTTCCTCCACCAGCTGATCGCGCAGCCCGGCCAGGGCTCGCCCGCCGAGGCCCTGCGGCTGTCGGCGATCGCCCTCGACCTGGTCACCGCCCTGCTGGCCCACGAACTCGACACGGACGCGTCCGACTCCCTGTCCAACCCCCACGGGGTCCTTCTCATGCGTATCCAGGCGTTCATCGAGAGGGAACTGGGGGAGGCGGACCTGTCGCCCGCGTCCGTCGCCGCGGCCCACCACATCTCCCTTCGCCACCTGCACAAGCTCTTCGAGTCGGAGGGCGTCACCATCGGAAGCTGGATCCGCCTGCGACGGCTCGAACGCTGCCGCCGTGACCTGGCCGACCCCCTGATGAGCGACCTGCCGGTCCGCACCGTCGCCTCCCGCTGGGGTTTCACCAGCGACTCCCACTTCAACCGGGCCTTCCGTACGGCCTATGACACCTCGCCCGCGGCCTATCGGCGCCACCTCCAGGAACTGAGGGACACGGTGGGCGGTCCCGACGAACGTTCGACGGCGGTCGACAGCCATCCCGCGGATCTGGAGAAAACCACGGGGTCATGA
- a CDS encoding MFS transporter, translated as MTTYDHTRRACYTGYVTQAIVNNLAPLLFIVFQSRYQLPLEMLGRLVLLNFATQLVTDIVAVKFVDRTGYRVPLVLAHILSALGLVLLAVAPAVSPSPYLGLCVAIVVYAVGGGLLEVLVSPVVDALPSPQEGKAAAMSLLHSFYCWGQVAVVAGSTLLLAWIGQDAWQVLPVAWAIVPLVNMVAFLRVPLPATVPDEHRTSLRALFGAPAFAAAVVLMLCAGAAELTMSQWSSLFAEEGLGVSKVWGDLAGPCLFAVLMGIGRIVYGLWGERIPLVPAMVSCGALATVCYLVVCLSSNPVVSLIGCAVCGLAVSLLWPGTFSLAAARFPLGGAAMFGVLAVFGDAGGAAGPWIAGAAADASSAADGFLTTLSAALPEDGGSGLRTGILVATVFPLAVVALTLAYATRGKGAGATPGEVERPVGG; from the coding sequence ATGACGACGTACGACCACACCCGCCGCGCCTGCTACACCGGATATGTCACCCAGGCCATCGTCAACAACCTGGCCCCCCTGCTGTTCATCGTGTTCCAGAGCCGCTACCAGTTGCCGCTGGAGATGCTCGGGCGTCTGGTGCTGCTCAACTTCGCCACCCAGCTGGTCACCGACATCGTGGCCGTGAAGTTCGTGGACCGGACCGGTTACCGGGTCCCGCTGGTGCTGGCCCACATCCTGTCCGCGCTGGGACTGGTGCTGCTGGCGGTGGCCCCGGCCGTGTCGCCCTCCCCGTACCTGGGACTGTGCGTCGCGATCGTCGTCTACGCCGTCGGCGGCGGCCTGCTGGAGGTGCTCGTCAGTCCCGTCGTGGACGCGCTGCCCAGCCCGCAGGAGGGCAAGGCGGCGGCGATGAGCCTGCTGCACTCCTTCTACTGCTGGGGACAGGTCGCGGTGGTGGCGGGCAGCACGCTGCTGCTCGCCTGGATCGGCCAGGACGCCTGGCAGGTCCTGCCCGTCGCCTGGGCGATCGTCCCGCTGGTCAACATGGTGGCGTTCCTGAGGGTGCCGCTGCCCGCGACCGTGCCCGACGAGCACCGTACCTCCCTGCGGGCGCTCTTCGGGGCTCCCGCCTTCGCCGCCGCCGTCGTGCTGATGCTCTGCGCGGGCGCGGCCGAGCTGACCATGTCGCAGTGGTCCTCCCTCTTCGCGGAGGAGGGGCTGGGCGTCTCCAAGGTGTGGGGTGATCTGGCGGGGCCATGCCTGTTCGCGGTCCTGATGGGGATCGGCCGCATCGTCTACGGCCTGTGGGGCGAGAGGATCCCGCTGGTGCCCGCGATGGTCTCGTGCGGCGCGCTGGCGACCGTCTGCTACCTGGTCGTCTGCCTGTCCTCCAACCCGGTGGTCAGCCTCATCGGCTGCGCGGTGTGCGGCCTGGCCGTCAGCCTCCTGTGGCCGGGGACCTTCAGCCTCGCCGCGGCCCGCTTCCCCCTCGGCGGCGCGGCCATGTTCGGCGTGCTGGCCGTCTTCGGCGACGCCGGTGGCGCGGCCGGTCCCTGGATCGCCGGGGCCGCCGCGGACGCCTCCTCCGCCGCCGACGGGTTCCTGACCACCCTGTCGGCCGCGCTGCCCGAGGACGGCGGCTCCGGTCTGCGCACCGGCATCCTCGTCGCCACCGTCTTCCCGCTCGCCGTCGTCGCCCTCACCCTCGCGTACGCCACCCGGGGGAAGGGGGCGGGTGCGACGCCCGGTGAGGTGGAGCGCCCGGTCGGCGGGTGA
- a CDS encoding M20 metallopeptidase family protein encodes MNELHERLRAALHAELPAAFQLRRELHAEPCVSGKEEPTLKRVLDALPEGGAMERVAVTGALLRVGGEGLAVGVRGELDALPIPEETDVPWASRNGAMHACGHDVHLAALVALTRAVDRVRAPAPMVAVLQPREETHPSGARDIVDSGALRRNQVGAMIAAHVQPVLGAGETACTPGAVNASSDEFTVIVRGQGGHAAYPHLSRDPVLALAQIIVAAQQLVSRDADPMTPTVVTFGTVSAGSAPNAIPGQAAARGTLRTMSEPWRHQLHHRFREVAEGVARVHGCEAEVRITHGEPVLVNDARLAEETGCILVDVAHHMPATLRSCGADDFAHFASVVPSLMLFVGTDTASGLHSPYFLPGDETVTAVAESLLAAYLAAARVIGAGT; translated from the coding sequence ATGAACGAGCTCCACGAGCGGCTCCGCGCCGCCCTCCACGCCGAGCTGCCCGCCGCCTTCCAACTGCGGCGGGAACTGCACGCCGAGCCGTGTGTGTCGGGAAAGGAGGAGCCGACGCTCAAGCGTGTGCTGGACGCGCTGCCCGAGGGCGGCGCGATGGAGCGGGTGGCCGTGACCGGCGCGCTCCTGCGCGTCGGCGGCGAAGGTCTGGCCGTCGGGGTGCGGGGGGAGCTGGACGCCCTGCCGATCCCGGAGGAGACGGACGTGCCCTGGGCCTCGCGCAACGGCGCCATGCACGCCTGCGGCCACGACGTGCACCTCGCGGCCCTGGTCGCGCTGACCCGGGCGGTCGACCGCGTACGGGCACCGGCGCCGATGGTCGCGGTGCTGCAGCCGCGCGAGGAGACCCACCCCTCCGGTGCCCGCGACATCGTCGATTCGGGCGCGCTGCGCAGGAACCAGGTCGGCGCGATGATCGCGGCACACGTCCAGCCGGTGCTCGGTGCCGGTGAGACGGCCTGCACTCCCGGCGCGGTCAACGCCTCCTCCGACGAGTTCACCGTCATCGTCCGGGGGCAGGGCGGGCACGCGGCCTATCCGCACCTGTCCCGCGACCCGGTCCTGGCGCTCGCCCAGATCATCGTGGCCGCGCAGCAGCTCGTCAGTCGCGACGCCGACCCGATGACGCCGACGGTGGTCACCTTCGGGACCGTGTCGGCGGGCTCCGCCCCCAACGCGATCCCGGGGCAGGCCGCCGCCCGCGGCACCCTCCGTACGATGTCGGAGCCCTGGCGTCACCAGTTGCACCACCGCTTCCGCGAGGTCGCCGAGGGCGTCGCCCGCGTCCACGGCTGTGAGGCGGAGGTGCGGATCACGCACGGGGAGCCGGTGCTCGTCAACGACGCCCGCCTCGCAGAGGAGACCGGCTGCATCCTCGTCGACGTCGCCCACCACATGCCCGCCACGTTGCGCTCCTGCGGCGCCGATGACTTCGCCCACTTCGCGTCGGTCGTGCCGTCGCTGATGCTGTTCGTGGGCACCGACACGGCGTCGGGGCTGCACAGCCCGTACTTCCTGCCCGGAGACGAGACCGTGACGGCGGTCGCCGAGAGCCTGCTCGCCGCCTACCTCGCCGCCGCGCGGGTGATCGGCGCGGGTACCTGA
- a CDS encoding SCO6745 family protein, translating into MHSRSARIHETGCETVPEPEPNVPRVMWQLLEPLHAVTYFAPEARAAADAVGMRGFWMGYFAARAAPLGPVGPGVVTAAFHGFPPARVARALPDAWTFATPGDVLRARLDGAGAALRNLLTDKVIGSDDLRAAADLAWEAAGLADTAGRVLGAANQALPAPDEPHLLLWQAATTLREHRGDGHVAALVAHGVSPVQSHLLKVAAGETDPDQLRLARRWDDEEWEAGAAALRERGWVDGSGVLTAEGARERGRIERLTDEAAATPWRALGDERTSALALLLHPLTMAVLESGVMPPSNPIGLSWPPAENEDGRGLTLPAAPSRIG; encoded by the coding sequence TTGCACAGCCGATCCGCCAGGATCCACGAGACGGGGTGTGAGACCGTGCCGGAGCCCGAACCGAACGTTCCGCGTGTCATGTGGCAGTTGCTGGAGCCCCTGCACGCCGTCACCTATTTCGCCCCCGAGGCTCGGGCGGCGGCCGACGCGGTCGGCATGCGCGGCTTCTGGATGGGCTACTTCGCGGCCAGGGCGGCGCCGCTCGGGCCGGTCGGCCCCGGCGTCGTCACGGCGGCCTTCCACGGTTTCCCCCCGGCCAGGGTCGCCAGGGCGCTGCCCGACGCGTGGACGTTCGCGACCCCCGGCGATGTGCTGCGCGCCCGGCTCGACGGGGCGGGAGCGGCGCTGCGGAACCTGCTCACCGACAAGGTGATCGGATCGGACGACCTGCGCGCGGCGGCGGACCTCGCCTGGGAGGCGGCCGGGCTCGCCGACACCGCCGGCCGGGTGCTCGGCGCGGCCAACCAGGCGCTGCCCGCGCCCGACGAGCCGCACCTGCTGCTCTGGCAGGCCGCGACCACGCTGCGCGAGCACCGGGGCGACGGGCACGTGGCCGCCCTCGTCGCCCACGGCGTCTCCCCCGTCCAGTCCCACCTGCTCAAGGTCGCGGCGGGCGAGACGGACCCGGACCAGCTGCGCCTGGCACGGCGCTGGGACGACGAGGAGTGGGAGGCCGGTGCCGCCGCCCTGCGCGAGCGCGGGTGGGTCGACGGTTCCGGCGTCCTGACGGCCGAGGGCGCGCGGGAGCGCGGGCGGATCGAGCGGCTGACCGACGAGGCCGCGGCCACTCCCTGGCGGGCCCTGGGAGACGAGCGCACCTCCGCGCTCGCTCTGCTGCTCCACCCGCTGACCATGGCCGTCCTGGAGTCGGGCGTCATGCCGCCCTCGAACCCGATCGGCCTGTCGTGGCCACCCGCGGAAAACGAGGACGGCCGGGGGCTCACGCTCCCGGCCGCCCCGTCGCGGATCGGCTGA